Genomic DNA from Niabella ginsenosidivorans:
TATTTATAGTTTGGGCATTGTTATTTATGAACTATTAACCGGTACTGTTCCCTTTCCTGTAAAGGATTACAAACAGGCCTCTGAAATGATAGCGCTGGAGGAAAAGCACAAAAGCGCTCCGGTACCTGATCTTTGCACCACAAGGATGGAAGCTGTGTATGAAAAAGAGCAGGAACGGCCCGGTGAGTGTGATATTCCCGGCTGGCTGGAACTGCTGGTACAGCGCTGTCTTGAAAAAGACCCTCTCAAGCGGTTTAAAACCGGCAGGGAGCTGAGCCGGTTCTTTTACAACGGACTGGATGAGAAAATAGCCGTTCCGGAAAAGGAGCCGGAAACCTCGGTCATTGATATTGACCCGTCAGCAATAAAGAACACTGCAGCTTACCTGGAAGTGGAACCCAATATCCTGACCGAAGGCCAGCATTATTTTATTCAGAAAGCGTACACTACCATCGGCCGGTGGAACGATATGCCCGGAGCCGTCGCAGCCGATTTTGGAATACGAACGGCTGATCGTTTTATCTCCAAGAACCATTGCCAGATCATCCGGAAGCGCGACCCGGAAGGAGGCTACCGCTATTTTTTGCAGGATACAGCGCCCAGTAAGAACGGTACTTTTCTGAATACTTCAAAAAATTCCACCCGCCTTTCAGCTACTACAGAAGCCGTCTTAAAAGAAGGCGATTATTTCTGGATAGGGAACACCAAAATTATTTTTCATCAGCCCGGGGAAATGTAAGTGGTTTGTGCGGGCATAAACTGTGATATAAAGGCCTCAAGACCAGCACGAGCCGGAACTGAATAATTTGGTGGAAGAAATGAAAGGAAAAAATTTACAGGAGAAAATAATGGGTGATTATTGTTAATTCCTAATTTTGACTATTGATAGGGATCGCTATAAAATGTTAAAAATGCGACCGTATCTGTAATAATCAATCACAGGAGAATTACTTTTGCGCAAGAGATGGATCGCGTGTATAAAATATTTTTACTTTATATCTTATTCTTTGTAGGGAGCGAATATCACCTCGCCATTCACACTAACAAGTGTTCTTTTCCTATATCCTTTATCAGTCAATCGACAGATAAATCACAGATCCGTTTTAAAAATGCGGCCAATATTCCTGTAGACTCAAAGGATTATTGTTTCGATGATATAGATGACAAAGATGATGACACAGTGGTTACAGACCATTCAGTGCCGGTGCCGTTCATGGCAGTTCATTTTTGCCGGCTGACCAAAAATACTCCTTATTTTAAAAGTTACCTGCGTACAAAAGCCTCCTGGCAGGAGTCGCAACAGGACAGGAACATCCTGCATTGTATCATCAGGGTATAATGTATTCCCTTCTGCATCATCAATCCAACTCCTAACCTGAATGCAACCGGTATTGCAATACTTTTCAGTAATGCAGCTCCATCAATAACCAGGAAACGGTAATACTTCCGGCGGGTTCCTGGGGTTTCTCATCAATAAGAACAGAATCAATCGTTTATTCAAACCAATCGCTAAACAATGAACAGAATCGCATTGCTGCTCAGTTTGTGTGCAGTTATTTTCCAGGCAACGGGCTGTGCATCAAAGAAACAGGAAAGCACAGCAACAGAACAATTTTCAGTAACCAATCCGCTTAAAATAGACACTGCTTATAACAAGGAATATATTGCCCAGATCCAATCCCTGCGCAATGTGGAATTAAGAGCCCAGGAAAAGGGATATCTTGAAAAAATTTATGTGGATGAGGGGCAATATGTAAAGGCAGGACAGCTGCTTTTTAAAATAATGCCAAAGATCTATGAAGCAGAGTACCAGAAGGCAAAGGCCGCTGCAAAGACCGCCGAACTGGATCTGAACAATACCCGTATACTGGCCGATAAGAACATCGTTTCCGATAATGAGCTGGCCCTTTCAAAAGCAAAATATGGTGAAGCAAAAGCAGATATGAACCTGGCCGGTGCGCATCTTTCGTTTACGGATATCAGGGCTCCTTTCAGCGGTTATATCGACCGGATAAAGTTCAAACAGGGCAGCCTGATTGATGAGGGAGGCTTATTGACCACCTTATCGGACAACAGCAGCGTTTATGCCTATTTTAACGTATCAGAGAATGAATACCTGAACTATAAAAAAGACCCGGCTTCCAATTCCAATAAAACGGTATCACTGATCCTGGCAGATGGTGAGCAGCATAAGAGCCCGGGCGTTATTGAAACCATTGAAAGCGAATTTGATAATACCACCGGCAATATCCAGTTCCGTGCAAAATTCCCGAATACGGACAATCTTTTAAGAAACGGTGAAACCGGGAAAGTGCTCATGAAGCTGCCCGTCAGGGATGCCCTGGTCATTCCCCAGAAAGCCACCTATGAGCTGCAGGATAAGGTTTATGTTTTCATAGTAGACAAAGACAACAAAGTGCACTCCAGGAATATTACCGTAAAATTTGAGCTGCCTAATCTTTATGTGATCGACAGCGGACTGGAAGCAGAAGACAGGATCCTGCTGGATGGATTACAATCCGTTAAGGACGATCAGAAAATAAAACCGGTATACGTGGCACCCGACCAGGTGATCAGTAAACTGCAATTGATCAATGAATAATTTTTACAGGAAGAAAAGAAGCAGCTATGTTTAGTAAGTTTATTAACCGGCCGGTTTTATCTATTGTCATTTCCCTGATCATTGTGTTCCTGGGTATACTGGCCATAACACAATTACCGGTTACGCAGTTCCCATCCGTTTCCCCGCCAAAAGTGAATGTTACCGCAGAGTACCCGGGCGCCAATAGCGAATTATTGATAAAAGCCGTTGTGATTCCGCTGGAACAGGCCATTAATGGGGTGCCGGGCATGAAATACCTGGAATCGGATGCCGGTAATGATGGAGAAGCAAGCATTCAGGTAGTATTTAACCTGGGCACAGATCCCAATATAGCATCAGTAAACGTGCAGAACCGGGTAGCAGCGGTTGTAAATAAATTACCGCCGCTGGTAGTGCGGGAAGGTGTAAAGATAACGAGAGAGGAATCCAATATGCTGATGTATGTGAATCTGTACAGCGATGATCCCAAACTGGATGCAGGGTTCCTTTATAATTTTGCTGATCTGAACCTTCTGGCTGAATTAAAAAGGGTAGACGGAGTGGGGTTTGCAGATATCCTGGGCGATAAAGAATACTCTATGCGCATCTGGTTAAAGCCGGATCGTATGCTGGCTTATAAGGTAACAGCAAATGAAGTTATGGAGGCCCTGAACCAGCAGAGCATTGAGGCGTCACCCGGCCGCCTGGGGGAAAGCTCCGGTAAGAAATCGCAGGCCTTTGAGTATGTGTTGAAATATACCGGCCGCTTCAGTAAAAAGGAGGACTATGAAAATATTGTTGTAAAAGCCAGTGATGATGGGCAATTGCTGCACCTGAAGGACATTGCGGATGTGGAGTTCGGCAATACGTTTTATAACATTTACTCAAAGCTTAACGGAAAACCTTCTGCAGCCATTGTAATAAAACAATCCTATGGAAGCAATGCCAGTGAGGTCATAAAAAATATAAAGGCAAAGCTGGCAGAGATTCAGACTGCTTCATTTCCAAAAGGGCTGCATTATGAAATCAGCTACGATGTATCCAGGTTTTTAGACGCCTCTATTGAAAAAGTGGTACATACGCTTGTGGAAGCTTTTTTGTTAGTGGGGCTGGTAGTATTTTTATTCCTGGGCGACCTGCGCTCTACGCTCATCCCCATTCTGGCCGTTCCCATTTCATTAATAGGCACTTTTTTCTTTATGCAGTTCTTCGGCATTACGCTCAACATGATCACGCTTTTTGCATTGGTGCTGGCCATTGGTATTGTAGTGGATGATGCGATTGTGGTGGTAGAAGCTGTGCACGCAAAAATGGAGAATGAAAACCTGAAGCCCAAGGCAGCCACCATTGCCGCTATGAGGGATATCGGGGGCGCCATTATTGCCATAACGCTTATTATGGCCGCTGTATTCATACCTGTATCGTTTATGTCGGGCCCCGTAGGAGTCTTTTACCGGCAGTTCTCCATCACCATGGCCACATCTATTATTTTATCGGGCATTGTGGCGTTGACCTTTACTCCGGCCATGTGCGCCATGATCTTAAAAAATACGCATGGGAAGCCTAAGAAAAAAACATTGGTTAACCGCTTCATTGGCGGTTTTAATAACTGGTTTAACGGGTTGCAGGGTAAATACAAGCGGCTGCTTGGTGCTGTAGCAAACAGGAGGGTCGTTACCTTTCTGGTACTGGTTATTTTTCTTGCGGGTACCTGGGGCTTCAGTTCTTCCGTGCCTTCCGGCTTTATACCCAATGAAGACCAGGGTATGTTTTATGCTGTTATATTAACCCCTCCGGGATCTACGCTGGAGCGTACAGATGAAGTGGCGGGGCAGCTACAGGCCATTGCCTCAAAAATGCCGGATATCCAATCTGTTTCTTCTACCGCTGGATATGAGATCCTTTCAGAAGGTACGGGGTCTAATTCAGGGTCCGTATTGATCAATCTTAAAGACTGGAGCAAACGAAAGCATACCATGCAAGAGGTAATGGAAGAACTGGAAGAAAAAACAAAAAATATTAAAGGCGCTACCATTGAATACTTTCCGCCACCGGCTGTGCCGGGTTATGGTGCCGCAGGAGGCTTTGAGCTCCGCCTGCTGGACAAGGCAGGTACAGGCGATTATCATTTAATGGAACGGGTGAGCAAGGACTTTGTAAAAGAACTGAACAAACAGCCGGAATTAAGCTCGGTGTTTACTTTCTACAGCGCCAGCTTCCCGCAGTATCTGTTGTCTGTAGATAATGATAAGGCACAGCAAAAAGGCATCAATACGGATGATGCAATGGATAACCTTTCCACATTAGTAGGCAGTAACTATGAAACAGGGTTTATTAAGTTCGACCGGCCCTATAAGGTAATGGTGCAGGCATTGCCCCAGTACCGCCAGTTGCCGGAAGATATCTTTAAATATTATATAAAAAATAAGCGGGATGAAATGGTGCCTTACTCTGCCTTCATGACCATGCAGAAAACGTATGGCCTTTCAGAAATTACCCGGTATAATATGTACAACTCTTCAGAAGTAAGTGGAGGCCCTGCTCCCGGCATAAGCAGCGGAACTGCCATTGATGTTATTAACAAGGTGGCAAAAGAAAAACTCCCAAGAGGCTTTGGCATAGACTGGTCCGGTATTTCAAAAGACGAAACAGGAAGGGGGCACCAGGCTATTTATATTTTTATCATTTCGCTGGTATTCGTTTACCTGGTACTGTCCGCCCAGTATGAAAGCTTTATTTTACCCTTGCCCATTATTTTATCGTTGCCGGTCGGCATCTTTGGCGCCTTCTGTTTCCTGAAGATCTTTGGGCTGGAGAATAATATCTATGCACAGATCGCAATGGTGATGCTGGTGGGCATTCTTGGTAAAAATGCGGTACTGATTGTTGAATACGCCGTTCAACGGCACCGGGAAGGCAACACCGTGCTGCAATCCGCTATTGAAGGGTCCGGGGCCCGTTTGCGCCCGATACTGATGACATCTTTTGCATTTGTTGCCGGTGTTGTTCCGTTGATTGTTGCTACAGGCCCCGGAGCCATTGCCAACCGTACTATTGGCTCTGCGGCTGCCGGCGGCATGCTGTTCGGAACCGTATTTGGCGTTATCATTGTTCCGGGGCTTTATTACATTTTCGGGAAAATATCTGAGAAGCACCTTCTGGTAGAAGAAGAAGAGGAAAATCCGTTAACAGAAGAAATTGATCATCATGAACATTAGTAAGCACTATTCTTTTCTTATTTGCGCAGGTGTTTGTTTATGGATGGGGAGCTGCAAAGCGCCTGCCGTTACAGTACATGAAGAGCATTCACCTCCGCTGGCCACCTATGAACAGCAGCCGGGGGATACCAGCAATATGGCCTCTATAAAATGGCGCAACTTTTTTACGGATAAATATCTGGTCAGCCTGATAGATACCGCGTTGCAACGCAACCAGGAATTGTTAACGACCTTACAGGAAGTGGAAATAGCACGGAACGATATCCGGGTGAAAAAAGGAGAGCTGCTGCCCAGCGTGGTAGCAAAGGCCGGGGCAGGGGTTGATAAAGTAGGCCGTTATACCAGCCAGGGCGCGGGCGA
This window encodes:
- a CDS encoding FHA domain-containing serine/threonine-protein kinase, translating into MQELASRYDILKVIGHGGFSAVFKARSKEDPEHIVALKQLDFVLDNKDAKEYKDFKDEVEILKQLDHPNIVKIYNEYILDNKPSLEMEYVDGETLETIIQRDGYFSIEDTLDVIAQMAAALSYCHHYYVSGNMPQNRASDSVIINRNAIIHNDINPKNIIRAKNEDGSWRYVLIDFGLSFVDPDAVRHSKKEDGMAEYKAPEKWNGELVDTPSDIYSLGIVIYELLTGTVPFPVKDYKQASEMIALEEKHKSAPVPDLCTTRMEAVYEKEQERPGECDIPGWLELLVQRCLEKDPLKRFKTGRELSRFFYNGLDEKIAVPEKEPETSVIDIDPSAIKNTAAYLEVEPNILTEGQHYFIQKAYTTIGRWNDMPGAVAADFGIRTADRFISKNHCQIIRKRDPEGGYRYFLQDTAPSKNGTFLNTSKNSTRLSATTEAVLKEGDYFWIGNTKIIFHQPGEM
- a CDS encoding efflux RND transporter periplasmic adaptor subunit, whose product is MNRIALLLSLCAVIFQATGCASKKQESTATEQFSVTNPLKIDTAYNKEYIAQIQSLRNVELRAQEKGYLEKIYVDEGQYVKAGQLLFKIMPKIYEAEYQKAKAAAKTAELDLNNTRILADKNIVSDNELALSKAKYGEAKADMNLAGAHLSFTDIRAPFSGYIDRIKFKQGSLIDEGGLLTTLSDNSSVYAYFNVSENEYLNYKKDPASNSNKTVSLILADGEQHKSPGVIETIESEFDNTTGNIQFRAKFPNTDNLLRNGETGKVLMKLPVRDALVIPQKATYELQDKVYVFIVDKDNKVHSRNITVKFELPNLYVIDSGLEAEDRILLDGLQSVKDDQKIKPVYVAPDQVISKLQLINE
- a CDS encoding efflux RND transporter permease subunit translates to MFSKFINRPVLSIVISLIIVFLGILAITQLPVTQFPSVSPPKVNVTAEYPGANSELLIKAVVIPLEQAINGVPGMKYLESDAGNDGEASIQVVFNLGTDPNIASVNVQNRVAAVVNKLPPLVVREGVKITREESNMLMYVNLYSDDPKLDAGFLYNFADLNLLAELKRVDGVGFADILGDKEYSMRIWLKPDRMLAYKVTANEVMEALNQQSIEASPGRLGESSGKKSQAFEYVLKYTGRFSKKEDYENIVVKASDDGQLLHLKDIADVEFGNTFYNIYSKLNGKPSAAIVIKQSYGSNASEVIKNIKAKLAEIQTASFPKGLHYEISYDVSRFLDASIEKVVHTLVEAFLLVGLVVFLFLGDLRSTLIPILAVPISLIGTFFFMQFFGITLNMITLFALVLAIGIVVDDAIVVVEAVHAKMENENLKPKAATIAAMRDIGGAIIAITLIMAAVFIPVSFMSGPVGVFYRQFSITMATSIILSGIVALTFTPAMCAMILKNTHGKPKKKTLVNRFIGGFNNWFNGLQGKYKRLLGAVANRRVVTFLVLVIFLAGTWGFSSSVPSGFIPNEDQGMFYAVILTPPGSTLERTDEVAGQLQAIASKMPDIQSVSSTAGYEILSEGTGSNSGSVLINLKDWSKRKHTMQEVMEELEEKTKNIKGATIEYFPPPAVPGYGAAGGFELRLLDKAGTGDYHLMERVSKDFVKELNKQPELSSVFTFYSASFPQYLLSVDNDKAQQKGINTDDAMDNLSTLVGSNYETGFIKFDRPYKVMVQALPQYRQLPEDIFKYYIKNKRDEMVPYSAFMTMQKTYGLSEITRYNMYNSSEVSGGPAPGISSGTAIDVINKVAKEKLPRGFGIDWSGISKDETGRGHQAIYIFIISLVFVYLVLSAQYESFILPLPIILSLPVGIFGAFCFLKIFGLENNIYAQIAMVMLVGILGKNAVLIVEYAVQRHREGNTVLQSAIEGSGARLRPILMTSFAFVAGVVPLIVATGPGAIANRTIGSAAAGGMLFGTVFGVIIVPGLYYIFGKISEKHLLVEEEEENPLTEEIDHHEH